In the Wyeomyia smithii strain HCP4-BCI-WySm-NY-G18 chromosome 2, ASM2978416v1, whole genome shotgun sequence genome, one interval contains:
- the LOC129724007 gene encoding uncharacterized protein LOC129724007 produces MPKSNSNLETSWIWRTKRKILTVALLLCQCQNALVAAQECSGLDFDAFFLITAPILSADVDKVIATYDDVAGIESVEVSEFTGSKLYLSARIVGGSQLAISTTADFENYALKETIPMLFGIMEFKCSDGTSRELPVRVPIVEENLYEPSFSQPLYEFQLPLPLPKDFDISCGSDGEPIVAVDYDLVFNNVVFGIEDNPNFYIETFPGETPKHFVAKIKTKTTVTKLDENITLRITATDNGEDPKTDTAELRILGNPEIPYIEPPQFQQSLYRSSYEVQLGTFPAIQVNLIPNTFDDTTKYALDDGDDAQLFTITAATGSGGASISLRSGATIPDEKTFLSMVITASRTGAELEGRAAIIVELQRSIPVEPSFEQTVYGGTVDDKKVITLENGIRLKADTAAGDVTIALVGEDAKYFRTSRTDTSVALLVSDELTDAVLKEKFYFHFTVEARKEDVGTGVAFVVLEVSRQDQIIPKFEQLYYEGTVTEMGELDLAEIQIVESTYVETLSFAYTGDMSLFSIGEDRNKVLITPNDITEEKLTGKVYVLVRITVTLEEEVVAETILIIRVVRSTVVIPAFEHNFLQGQLTAATEELTEIKVVLVPESFTQHTIITVQDSRNLFELKATDLFNEFLVVLKEGVSIPDDSHLTILLEATNPKSLTVSCLVLVEVIHPLLVTPEFEQLLYQGQINTNHQLEELVLGLKAGTFDSTVVFTLSDHDADLFVPRKLETNKLSITLNETVSEDDLANRASLQFNVYAKMGDSLEGSVPVVVIIQSADVKPPMFEKALYKSRIGTNLQLVPFEKIKITDDSFAEGLQVEIILNSTDLFQVVLNEQILAVSLVREVTADDLNGLARFEFVVQVSNAAVGSGFTTILVDIERDVIVVPEFTAVSYTGSLLEVSMEMSFPERIILKDGTATEAVAYQLLGADAGMIDRVINEDGSLKLSLKEEITAENLQEKYQLNFVVQANNPGSPDALASVTVEIIRPVVPVFSMPSFAGVLLEGQLIVNFAQNEIKLKDGTIQEDILLIPTEDDYELFQVTRQTEIQVSLKSTVNWNQIRNRPFLSFRLEASNPGSAKAYATIFITIENKLVATPEFTKVLYRGSLQKTTNEITFAASEIITLEDDSITDSLSFRVIEGDAELFNVTRDGNKFRVALKESVSEQDYEGRDLLSFQIEANNEFGSTDSTTVIIDIQLDEIISPQFVKAIYEGSIAEGSTTISLSEEITLREGTFSSATQVGLVDGDSDWFTVLRSDSSVTVSVKSAATIEWEQIVTRNYLSFVVQASSPGSTVVDAFVVLSIYRTAIVSPKFKALSFQGYLEDGQKQVSFPEGKAIELEEGSLVLGYTSELLDNDYQLFDHVVEDNRVVVSLKDGINAEDLENKLYLQFSVAISNPGSEKTVAAVVVDLKRDTIPAKIPMFEKTIYEATINTDYSLSLVDSIFVTEGTYTDDVLLRIVESNSNLFKIVQNSRQADIQLAKEVTAEDLEGLESLHLTIQAVSEVAWSNCFLYVSLPAGENEICTPSPPVIDCTDCYDCSTGEPLDDAPHFPYGNYHFHVKSDSSGMIGVVKASVKDPSITLEHKVEISDAYLQPRITLSTDGILHIMEPLLPNQYNFLVVAISPNSQKQTTVNVNLDVTQDQECPADPEAPKVVTVDKILLIESLAEETTHSSIFPSQLADCDYELIDEKPFLGFNYFSIDSTTHWLVAKPFDRENTTLFQDMSAPQFQLRLRLICPLQETHSVKSSIKRSLIETDGLNFARDITVINIIVVDINDNDPSFVTPPGGQNLHLGFPVPSIAAGLLVPHLFIVEATDPDENLNAKIRYSLNTEDDFGIDPEKGTIFPLQNAMNSDELVSLEAIATDRDGASDGRSTRVILFIHRLQEDNLVLLTATGLADVDSMISGINQNAGNIQLKSLMEARVPAIDQFADSRSTSSKQQENTIIRAIVYAFDRENNLQDSDTIKRIIQSSALSESITSESYQEAGCSGSSGGNCSPLYGSDDANTGLIAATSVLGALLLLSTGFIVFLYLRFVRPTRSTPANPSDIVQLENDFDISPPPSPPTLGLKKAADDSLSDDDRKISIQISGITDQESEDSKIPDRLVRSLESQLERVNENNTVSSRATLDESTQEPKNVKFNELVERIEVVEHHNASAPDGDDDSIYSERF; encoded by the exons AATGCTCAGGACTCGACTTCGACGCCTTTTTCCTTATAACTGCTCCGATATTATCTGCAGACGTCGATAAAGTGATAGCCACATATGATGATGTCGCTGGAATCGAAAGTGTCGAGGTCAGTGAATTCACGGGTTCTAAATTGTATCTCAGTGCCCGCATCGTCGGCGGGTCTCAGTTAGCCATCAGCACGACTGCTGACTTCGAGAACTACGCACTGAAGGAAACCATTCCAATGTTGTTTGGGATCATGGAATTCAAATGCTCGGATGGAACCTCCCGAGAACTGCCGGTGCGAGTTCCCATTGTAGAGGAGAATCTATATGAACCATCTTTTTCGCAACCACTGTACGAGTTCCAGCTTCCGCTGCCTCTGCCGAAAGATTTCGATATTTCCTGTGGATCCGACGGT GAACCGATCGTTGCAGTCGATTACGATTTGGTTTTCAATAATGTGGTATTTGGGATCGAGGATAACCCCAACTTCTATATCGAAACATTCCCAGGTGAAACTCCAAAGCACTTTGTTGCGAAGATAAAAACTAAGACTACTGTCACGAAATTAGACGAGAATATTACGCTGAGAATTACAGCGACA GACAACGGAGAGGACCCGAAAACGGACACAGCGGAATTACGGATATTGGGAAATCCAGAGATACCATACATCGAACCTCCTCAGTTTCAGCAATCTCTCTACCGGAGTAGCTATGAGGTACAATTGGGAACTTTTCCCGCTATTCAAGTCAATCTAATTCCAAACACGTTCGACGACACGACCAAATATGCGcttgatgatggtgatgatgctCAACTGTTTACGATAACTGCTGCTACAGGTTCCGGTGGGGCAAGCATATCCTTGCGATCGGGCGCTACGATACCCGACGAAAAAACCTTCCTGAGTATGGTGATAACGGCGAGTCGAACCGGAGCCGAGCTGGAGGGCCGAGCGGCCATAATTGTAGAATTGCAACGTTCGATACCGGTCGAACCGTCGTTCGAGCAAACCGTGTACGGTGGTACCGTGGACGACAAAAAAGTCATCACCTTGGAAAACGGCATTCGGTTGAAGGCTGACACTGCAGCAGGAGATGTTACCATTGCGTTGGTTGGAGAGGATGCGAAATATTTTAGAACGAGTAGAACTGATACTTCGGTCGCTTTGCTTGTGTCCGATGAGCTTACCGATGCGGTGTTGAAGGAAAAGTTTTACTTTCATTTCACTGTGGAAGCACGCAAGGAGGATGTTGGTACTGGGGTTGCTTTCGTAGTTCTGGAAGTCTCGAGGCAGGATCAGATTATTCCAAAGTTTGAACAATTGTATTATGAAGGAACGGTTACGGAAATGGGGGAGCTGGATTTGGCAGAAATACAAATTGTTGAAAGTACCTATGTGGAAACGTTGAGCTTTGCGTATACAGGTGACATGAGTTTGTTTTCGATTGGGGAGGATCGGAATAAAGTGTTGATTACTCCTAATGACATAACCGAAGAGAAACTAACAGGAAAGGTGTATGTTCTAGTGAGAATAACAGTCACCTTGGAGGAGGAGGTCGTGGCAGAAACGATATTGATTATAAGAGTCGTAAGGTCGACGGTGGTCATACCAGCTTTCGAGCATAACTTTCTACAAGGTCAACTCACGGCCGCAACAGAAGAACTAACAGAAATAAAAGTGGTTCTGGTACCAGAATCTTTCACGCAGCATACCATAATCACTGTACAGGACTCAAGAAATCTGTTTGAGTTGAAAGCCACGGACCTTTTCAATGAGTTCCTGGTTGTTTTAAAAGAAGGAGTATCAATTCCTGACGATTCTCATCTAACCATACTTTTGGAGGCAACCAACCCGAAATCATTAACCGTCAGCTGTTTAGTGCTAGTCGAAGTAATCCATCCACTTCTGGTTACCCCAGAATTCGAGCAGCTTTTGTACCAAGGTCAAATCAATACTAACCATCAGTTGGAGGAGCTTGTCTTAGGTCTCAAAGCGGGAACCTTTGACAGCACGGTCGTATTCACACTATCAGATCACGATGCAGATCTGTTTGTGCCCCGAAAGCTAGAAACTAACAAATTGTCGATCACACTCAACGAAACAGTCAGCGAAGATGACCTCGCCAATCGTGCTAGTCTGCAGTTCAATGTCTACGCGAAGATGGGGGACTCACTAGAGGGCTCCGTTCCAGTAGTGGTAATTATTCAGAGCGCAGATGTGAAGCCCCCTATGTTCGAGAAAGCTCTCTACAAGTCCCGCATCGGTACAAACCTTCAATTGGTGCCGTTTGaaaagataaaaattaccgatgACTCTTTTGCCGAAGGGCTACAGGTGGAGATTATACTGAATAGCACAGATTTATTCCAAGTAGTGTTGAATGAACAAATCTTGGCGGTTAGTTTAGTCCGGGAAGTAACAGCGGATGACTTGAATGGACTGGCAAGGTTCGAGTTTGTTGTGCAGGTTTCGAATGCTGCCGTTGGTTCCGGGTTTACAACGATTCTTGTTGATATCGAACGTGATGTGATTGTTGTTCCCGAGTTTACAGCCGTTTCCTACACCGGATCGCTTTTGGAGGTTTCAATGGAAATGAGCTTTCCTGAGAGGATTATCCTAAAGGATGGGACCGCAACGGAAGCAGTTGCTTATCAATTGTTGGGCGCGGATGCTGGTATGATTGATCGAGTGATCAATGAGGATGGAAGTCTAAAATTATCTCTGAAGGAAGAAATCACAGCGGAAAATTTACAGGAAAAATATCAGCTAAACTTCGTAGTTCAGGCGAACAATCCCGGCAGTCCGGATGCGTTGGCTAGCGTAACAGTGGAAATAATTCGTCCTGTTGTGCCAGTTTTCTCGATGCCCTCATTTGCAGGGGTTCTACTAGAGGGTCAGCTGATAGTAAACTTtgcacagaatgaaattaaGCTCAAGGACGGAACGATACAGGAAGACATTTTGCTCATTCCAACCGAAGATGATTACGAGCTATTCCAGGTGACCCGTCAGACAGAGATCCAAGTATCGCTGAAGAGCACTGTAAACTGGAACCAAATCCGCAATCGACCTTTCCTTAGCTTCCGCCTGGAAGCCTCGAATCCGGGAAGTGCCAAAGCGTACGCAACAATTTTCATAACCATCGAGAACAAACTCGTTGCAACGCCTGAGTTTACCAAAGTCCTGTACCGGGGATCACTTCAGAAGACCACCAACGAAATCACTTTCGCTGCGTCAGAAATCATCACCTTGGAGGATGACAGCATAACTGACAGCCTGTCGTTCCGTGTGATTGAGGGTGATGCCGAATTATTCAATGTCACTCGCGATGGAAATAAATTTCGAGTTGCACTGAAGGAGTCAGTGAGCGAGCAGGACTACGAAGGGCGCGATTTGTTAAGCTTTCAAATTGAGGCCAATAACGAGTTCGGCTCAACGGACAGCACCACCGTCATAATCGAcatacaacttgatgaaatcaTTTCGCCACAATTCGTAAAGGCCATCTACGAAGGTTCGATTGCAGAAGGAAGTACAACGATAAGTTTAAGCGAAGAGATTACTCTTCGGGAAGGAACATTTAGCTCGGCAACGCAAGTAGGCCTAGTCGATGGAGATTCCGATTGGTTTACCGTGCTCAGATCGGATTCATCGGTAACGGTTTCAGTAAAGAGCGCTGCTACAATCGAATGGGAGCAAATTGTCACTAGAAATTACCTTAGTTTTGTCGTGCAAGCTTCGAGTCCCGGCAGCACGGTTGTTGATGCATTCGTGGTTCTAAGCATCTATCGTACGGCTATCGTAAGTCCTAAGTTTAAAGCTTTATCTTTCCAAGGCTATTTAGAGGATGGCCAGAAGCAGGTTAGTTTTCCTGAGGGCAAGGCAATTGAGCTGGAGGAAGGCAGTTTAGTGTTGGGATATACCTCCGAACTGCTTGACAATGATTACCAACTTTTCGATCACGTAGTGGAAGACAATCGGGTAGTTGTATCTCTGAAAGACGGAATAAATGCGGAAGATTTGGAAAACAAACTTTACCTACAATTCAGTGTTGCCATCAGTAATCCAGGAAGTGAAAAAACGGTTGCTGCGGTTGTTGTTGACCTGAAACGAGACACCATTCCGGCCAAAATCCCGATGTTCGAGAAGACAATCTATGAGGCTACAATTAATACCGATTACAGTTTGAGTCTGGTGGACTCTATTTTCGTTACGGAGGGGACGTACACTGATGATGTTCTGCTGCGGATTGTGGAGTCGAACAGCAACTTGTTTAAAATCGTTCAAAACTCTAGACAAGCCGACATTCAGCTTGCAAAGGAAGTAACCGCAGAAGATTTAGAAGGTCTAGAAAGTTTGCACCTTACCATACAGGCTGTCAGTGAGGTGGCTTGGAGCAACTGCTTCCTCTACGTATCACTTCCAGCAGGCGAAAATG AAATTTGCACCCCATCGCCACCAGTAATCGATTGCACGGACTGCTATGATTGCTCGACTGGGGAGCCTCTGGATGACGCCCCTCACTTCCCATACGGAAACTACCACTTCCATGTCAAATCCGATAGCTCTGGTATGATCGGAGTGGTTAAAGCCTCCGTTAAAGATCCTTCAATAACTTTGGAGCACAAAGTCGAAATCAGTGATG CCTACCTTCAACCGAGAATAACACTTTCAACGGACGGAATTCTTCATATTATGGAGCCATTGCTTCCCAACCAGTACAACTTCCTAGTGGTTGCCATTAGCCCGAACTCCCAGAAACAAACCACCGTCAATGTTAATCTGGACGTCACCCAAGACCAAGAATGTCCAGCCGATCCGGAAGCCCCCAAAGTTGTTACCGTAGATAAAATCCTCCTAATCGAGTCCCTAGCGGAGGAAACTACTCATTCCAGCATCTTCCCATCGCAGCTAGCCGATTGCGACTACGAACTGATCGATGAGAAACCCTTCCTTGGGTTCAACTACTTCTCCATCGATTCCACAACCCATTGGCTGGTGGCAAAACCATTTGATCGTGAAAACACAACTCTGTTCCAAGACATGTCTGCACCACAGTTCCAGCTACGGTTGCGTCTGATATGTCCTCTCCAGGAAACTCATTCGGTGAAATCCTCCATAAAACGATCATTAATTGAAACCGATGGGCTGAATTTCGCCCGAGATATTACCGTGATCAATATCATCGTGGTAGATATCAACGATAATGATCCCAGCTTCGTAACACCACCGGGGGGTCAAAACCTTCACCTAGGATTCCCAGTGCCATCCATAGCCGCTGGATTGTTGGTTCCGCACTTGTTTATCGTGGAAGCGACGGATCCGGATGAGAACCTCAATGCCAAAATTCGATACAGCCTAAATACAGAAGACGACTTCGGAATCGATCCCGAGAAGGGAACGATTTTTCCTCTGCAAAACGCTATGAACTCAGACGAGTTGGTTTCACTGGAAGCCATAGCCACCGATCGCGATGGGGCATCCGATGGTAGAAGCACACGGGTAATACTATTTATCCATCGTTTGCAGGAGGATAATTTGGTGCTGCTAACAGCAACAGGATTAGCAGATGTCGATAGTATGATTAGTGGAATCAATCAAAATGCCGGTAACATTCAGCTGAAATCACTAATGGAAGCTAGAGTCCCAGCGATCGATCAGTTCGCAGATAGTCGATCAACATCCTCGAAACAGCAAGAGAATACAATCATTCGCGCAATTGTTTATGCGTTTGATAGGGAGAATAATCTACAAGATTCTGACACCATTAAACG AATCATACAATCGTCAGCGCTATCCGAAAGCATCACGTCTGAATCCTATCAGGAGGCCGGTTGTTCCGGTTCCAGTGGCGGCAACTGCAGTCCGCTCTATGGATCTGATGACGCTAACACAGGTCTAATAGCGGCCACCTCAGTCCTAGGGGCTCTCCTTCTTCTAAGCACAGGATTTATAGTGTTTCTATACCTTCGATTTGTGCGTCCCACTCGAAGCACCCCAGCGAATCCATCTGATATTGTTCAACTCGAGAATGACTTTGACATATCGCCACCGCCGTCACCTCCGACGCTGGGATTGAAAAAGGCAGCCGACGATTCTCTGTCGGAtgatgatcgaaaaatttcaatcCAAATTTCCGGAATCACCGATCAAG